DNA from Nitrospira sp.:
TCGTGGCGGTGACGAGTTTCACGCCCGACGAGTTCGACCGGGAGCGGTACCTGGTATGCTCGGTCTCCGAACAGGCGCTCAGGCAGCAGGTGGCGAAAATCGTGGACACGATCGTCGCCATCGAAAACTATTACCATCTGGTCATGTTGCCGATGAAGGCCTTTTCCCGCGCCGTCGATCAAATTCATGATTACGAGCAGCGACACCTCTACCAGCGGGCCGTATTGATCGAACAGTTGGGTGGCACGACACCGCAGACCATGCAGAAGTGGCTGACGGTCTTGACCCAAGACCTGTTGCAAGTGAGCCGATTGGCGGAGTCGATGCGGTATCGGCTTTCTGCGTCGGTACCCTATGACCGCATCGTGCAGAGCAACATGGCATCATTGCAGGAACGGCCCTATGGGTCGCTACGCCGACTGTCGGAGTATGTGATGTGGAAAATCACCGGCGTGACGGAGGGCTATCAGCAGCTGCTCCGGCGCATCGATGCCATGGAGAAAGATTTCGAAGCCACGGTGGCCGTTCTCCGGACCCACATCGAATTGCGGTTGCAGGAGCAGAATATCGGATTGCAGGATCAGAACATGAAGCTACTGGCCAGCGTGGATTCCACCACGCGGGCGCAGGCGATTCTGCAGCGCACGGTCGAGAGCCTCTCCGTGATCGTCATTACCTACTACCTGACGGGATTGGGGAGCTATGTGCTGAAGGCTTGTTATGAATTGGGGTGGCTGAAGAACGCGACCGTGGCGACGGCGATTTTTGTGCCGATCGCCTTCGGCATTTCCTTCACCCTTATGACGGTGGGTAGGAAAATCATCGTCAAACGGATGGTGAATTCCACCAAGGACGGCGCGGGCCATTGACCGTCTGATCGTATGTGTCGCTCCGCCTCGGACCGGAACTGCAGGCCGGCCTCACAGGCACCCTGCGGCCTGCTTATGCGGCAGCCAGTTCCTGTGTCTCGGCGGCTTCAACGGCCGATTCATCGAGTAACCGCCCGATCAGGCGCTGAATCCGGCTCTGGTCGTCCCGGCGCACTCGAATGAACTCGATGCCAGCTTTCTGATGGGCGGCCCATCGGACCTTTGCGAGCCCCACGGTGAGCGGTCTGGCCTGGTCCGGCGCCATGACCTGCAGTTCGAGATAGTCACCCGGCTTGACAGGAAGATCGGTCTGAACGGCGCAGCCAGGCAGGGAAAGGTTGATGACCGTCCCTTGACCGATCAGTGAGTCGCTCAAAAGCCGGACTGGATAGGTCACGGCGACCCGCATTGAGGAACGAAGTTCCATGTCCATGAGAAGGCCTCCTTGCCTTGGCCCTGCTTCCTGAGGGCTTGTCGCTTTTTCGGCTGGGCCTTTCAGGAACTTGAGATGCCACAGGGCCGGAATTCCCATCCATGAATGAAAAGGGGATGGGGCGGGCGACATCCCGGCGATCAGGGTGGAGGGTTTCAGCTGTCCGCCGAGGGGGTTGCGAAGACCGTTGCGGCGGGTCAACCACAGTGCCAAGGGGATACTGATCGGAAAAGGCAGGAAGACCAGGGCCAGGACGGTCAGGCTTCTACCGGCAGCCATCCGAAGAATCTGAAGGCAGGCGTTGGAAAACATGGCACGGTCTCCTCACCTCTGAAACCACCGCGCCCTTCATGGGCGCTGGCATTGGGTTGCATCGCTGGGTCACCGTCGTCGCGGGGTCGCCTCGGGCCGTGCATCCCGCAGGAGATCCACGACCCAATGTCCGATCAATGCTGAAAAGACGACGACTGTGATTACAAGTCCTGCTGCGTTCTCCATGAGACTTCTCCTTCTGGTTGGCTCCCTCTGCTATGGTGAATGAGCAACCCTCATGCCAGCCGGTAATTGCGATGGCCCGTGCGGCTGAGTGGTAGAAGGTCCCTGATTTCACAGGACTTCGCCGTCGGATTGCCGCAGTGAGGGGCATGACGAGGGAAGTCAGGCTGCAGAAAAAGATACGCCGCGTATCTTTCCCGATAATGCAGCGGGAGCGTCGCGGGCGGCAATGGGTCCCAGCCGGTCTCCTGCACCAAGTCGTTGATCGAAGGGGCGCCGGTTGATTTTGGCTGCGGAACAGCGTATCCATCTCAGACGGTTCCATCGACCGAACCGGTTCAGTAGGGCGTAGCAAAGGGCATTTGTGGAGCGACGCGACAGTCCCCGCTATGAAATCGAGGTGCCGCTCACCTTTTCTGGCCATGCCATTGCCGGAAGCGGGCTCATCACCAGCCTCTCCAACGAGGGCTGCCACGTGGTGAGTGAGGAATCGTTGCCGGCCCGTGCTTGCCTCTCCCTCCATGTCGAATTCCCGACCCCCTATGAGCCGTTCACCGTCGAGATCGCCGAGGTTCGTTGGACCAATGCCACGGGATTTGGCTTGGTCTTCGTCCACGTGCATGCAGAGGAGCGCGCGCGGCTCCAGCGGTTTATCGATTGGCTGAAGCGGACACAGAATAATTAGCGGGCGTTCGGTGGGGGTTGTCGTTGTCCGGCGTCACCGGATGAAGGCGGGGAGGTCGAGATGTACATCGATGTGGGAGTCCCTGGTGCCGACCGGGAAAGGAGGAAAGGGATGGGCGTTGACCACGGCCAGGAGGGCCGCCTGGTCCAGCTCCAGATCTCCGGAACTTCGTTCAACTTCGATCAACTGGGCCTCACCGTTTGCGTAGAGCCGAAAACCGATGCCCGGCATCCGTCGGCCGGCCGTATTGCGATGTGACGCAAGATCGTCCTCCATCCGTCGTCGGATCAGTCCCTGCAGCATCTTCCAATAGCCATCCTGACGCACCGGTCTTCCCTCTCCAAGTAGATCCTGCTCTTCCAGGCGGGCGTTAGAAGATGTCAGGTCTGCGGCCTGACCCTGGGCTTGCCGGACCGAATCAGCCAGATGCGGCGAGAGATCAATTACCCCTGCGCCGGTGCTGTGGTCGGTATATCCTGGCGTAGCAATCGTGACGACGACGGTACGGCGGGCGAGCTCTTCCACATGCAGCCCCTGTCGGCGGGCGATCACGATTTGGATCGGGGTCGCTTTCGGAGGATCGCCCATGGTCGTGGAGAGGCGACCGAGGTCGACGGTGGCGGCATAACGATGCCGATCTCGGTCAAGATCCAGCGGGACTGTGTAGGCCGCGGATGCAGGGCGTTCAAAGCTGACAACCAACGGCTCGCCTCGGCTGGTCGGTTGTTCTGGGATATGGACCGAGACGGTGAGTCCCCGATTGATCGGGAGAGAGCCGTACAGACTGTCGGCCGGCACCTCGATGTGTACGTCTCGTGGAGTCAGTGGCGTCGCGGCGCCGTCGACCCAGCTGGTGCTCGCAAGTACACCGACCAGCCCACCGATCGTGAGCAGGCTGATCCAGCGCTTCAGCCGAAGGGCCGGCAGCCTGGAAAAATGAAACGACGATGGTCGGGATTTCAGGTGCATGGAGGTACTTGTCCGAGACGGTCGCTTGAGATGGCTCTTTATCAGTACCATGGGGGCGGCGAGGTTTCTACTCAAATGCAAAAAAATCTCGGTGAGCGGGCGGTGAGGTTGCGGTTCAAGGATAGGATCAGGCAGGATGGCTGATGCTCGTCGAAAGGCGTCGAACATGACCTCAGGGCACGTGCTCTCGGACCTTCCTCCCTTGCGGACACCCTGCGTCATGGTCATTTTCGGCATCGACGGCGACCTCGCGAAACGGAAGCTGATTCCGGCCTTGTACAACCTCATGGCCGGCAGGTTTCTGCCCGAGGGATTCGCCATCGTGGGACTGGATCGTCCGGAGATGACGACGGGGGAGTTTCGCGAGAAGTTGGATCGGGTGATCGGCGACTATTTGCCGGCCGCCGTCGATCAATCGGTCTGGCTGGCGCTGTTGGAGCGCGTGCATTACCTGGCCGGAGACTTTCAAGAGGGACTCACCTATCGCCGGCTGAACGATCTGCTCCAGCAAGTCGATGCGTCTGCCGGCACCGGCGGCAACTATATGTTCTACTTGGCGACCATTCCCAGCCTGTTCAGCCGGATCGTAATACACCTGGGGGAGTACGGCCTCACGGTCGAACGTGACGGCACCTGGCGGCGCGTCGTGATCGAAAAACCGTTCGGGCACGACCTGCAATCGGCAAGGACTCTGACCCACGAACTCCAGCGGGTGCTGCACGAACGCCAAATCTACCGGATCGACCATTACCTGGGGAAAGAGACGGTGCAGAATATCCTGGTCTTTCGATTCGCGAACGGCATCTTCGAGCCGGTCTGGAACCGCCAGTATATCGACCATGTGCAGATCACCGTGGCGGAAAGCCTCGGGGTCGAACATCGCGGACGTTATTATGAACAGGCGGGAGCATTGCGGGACATGGTGCCGAACCATCTGTTGCAATTGCTCTGCTTTCTGGCGATGGAACCGCCGAACTCCTTTGCCGCCGACGCCGTGCGCGATGAGAAGGCGAAAGTTTTGCGAGGGGTCGTGCCGTTGAGTTCCCTCGACGTGTTGCGGTTTGTCTCCTTCGGTCAATATGGCCCCGGCACGGTGAATGGGAAGTCGGTGGTGGGGTACCGGGCCGAACCGCATGTGGCGCCGGAGTCCATGACCGAAACGTTCGTGGCGATGAAGTTGTTCATCGATAATTGGCGCTGGGCCGGGGTTCCGTTTTACCTCCGGACCGGGAAACGCATGGTGCGACGATTGACCGAGATCGTGGTGCAGTTCAAGCGGGCTCCGTTCATGTTATTTCGAAAAACCGACGTCGATCGGTTGGTCCCGAATGTGCTTGTCATCCGCATTCAGCCTGATGAGGGCATTTCGCTTCGCTTCGATGCCAAGGTGCCGGGACCGACCGTACGGATCGGGACGGTGGACATGGATTTTCAATATGCCGATTATTTCGGCAATGCCCCCAATACCGGCTACGAAACGCTCCTGCACGATGCCATGGCCGGGGACGCGACGCTCTTTCAACGGGCGGATAACATCGAACTGGGTTGGGCGGTCGTACAGATGATCCTGGATGTCTGGAGGTCGCTTCCTGAGGCGGCGGCGTTTCCAAACTATCACAGCGGAAGTTGGGGGCCGCCGGAGGCAGAGGCGTTGTTGAAGCGTGAAGGCCGTGAGTGGTGGAATGGAGGGCAGGCATAGTATTGGTGATCCGGTGATAGCTAGGTGAAAGGGGAGGTGAGGGATGGGCCAGGTGGGGATGGAGATTGCGACCCTGGCGGGCGGCTGTTTTTGGTGCCTTGAAGCGGTCTATGACCAGGTCAAGGGAGTCCGGTCGGTCGAATCAGGGTACATCGGCGGACAGGTGAATAACCCGACCTATGAGCAGGTGTGCGGTGGACGGACCGGACATGCGGAGGCGGTCCGGATCACCTTCGATCCTCAGGTGGTCACCTATCGTGACCTGCTGAACATATTTTTCGTCATCCACGATCCCACCACGCTCAACCGGCAGGGCAACGACAGCGGGACGCAATATCGGTCCGTGATCTTCTACCATTCCCCGGAGCAGAAGCAGATTGCCGAAGAAGTAATCGCGGCAGTCTCCGAAGAGCGGCTCTACCACAATCCGATCGTGACCGAAGTGACACCAGCCGGTCGGTGGTTCGAGGCTGAGGCCTACCACCAGGAATATTTTGCGCGCAATCCGTTTCAGGGGTACTGCACCTCTGTTGTGGGTCCCAAGGTGGCCAAGTTTCGCCAGCACTTTGCCTCGCTGCTCAAGGCGTAACGGCCGCTGTGGGATGCGCGCTTCAGGACGAGGGTTTGAACAGGCGTTGTACGCCGTCCTTCAAGTCTTGAAGCAGGCTGGGCTGCTGTGTGACGTGGTGCCGTTTGACGAGCAGCTCCGCTTGGGGCGGACAGAACGGCCATTCGAGACGGCTCTTCCCTTGCACTTGGGCGATGATCGTGTCGTCCGATCCTTCGGCGGGAGAATGGGTCACGATCAAGGGGTCCTTCGGATCGAGTAGACAGGTAGACTCGTACCCTGCCTGTTGGTACCGATCGGGCTGAAAGAGGGGAACCTTGTGTGACCCGTTCGAGAAGACCGTGTCGCCTTCCCGGATCGGTCCGTCCGGTGCAATGGAATAGAGCACCATCGGGGTCAAGACAATCACGGCTGCGGCCAAGGCGATCGACCAGAGGGGCGGCTCCGCGCTGCGTCGCTGATGTTGTTCGAGCCGATCCATGCCGCCGAGGTTCCCTTCCGATGGGGCTTGCGTCCTCTTAGAAACTGCTTCACACTCACAACCCCGCGCAACCAGGTGATCTTACCCTAATGTGGCGGAGAAAGGCGTGTGGCAACAGTCTCAATGGTCTATTGCCCAATATGTTCAGCCGGTGCCAGGCGGGTGAACCGTCATGGCTGGCGGGATTTTTTCATGCACCTGATCGGGTTTTATCCGTTTCGATGCACCATTTGCCAGTACCGTTTCCGTCTTCGTCGCCGAACGTAGCGAAATCTCCAGACCTCCGGCCCCCTGTTTCTATCGGGAGACTGCCGTCGATGGAGGGCCACGTATGTCAGTCTTGGTTGCTCATTGTGGCGGGCGAGCGACAGACGGGTCGAGCAAATTGGACTTGTAAGTTTCCAGGAAATTTCTTAGGATACTCCCCGGCAGCCCGGTTCGTCAGCTGATCTTGTATACTGCCAAACGAGTGAGCCCGCGTCATGTTGTTTTGTGGCAAGTGCTCCGGTTATACGAAGCGTTCCCGCCGGCAAGGGCTTCTCGACTTTCTGTTCTTCCTGCTCGGCTACTACCCCTATCGCTGCTTGCGATGTGGTCGCCGCACCCATCAACGTCAGCGTATCTGACCGTGGGCGTCGTTCCACGACTCCCTGTTCAGCGTCTCCCTGAAACAGCTTCTCCTGCGTAAGCGCGTCGGTTCTCTGCGAGGCCTGTGACTCGAGACGGTTTAGAGCAGGTCGTCTTCGGCATCGTTCCCGCCGGATTCTGCCGCACCGACATCAGTCCGAAGTGAAGAAAAATCGAACAACCGACGGTCCAGCAGCAGGGGCGGCGCCACGTTGGAGAGGGCCGCGAACAGGCTGTCGTTGGAGCCGGGGAATCGCTCGTTCCACTCGCGGAGGAGAACCTTGACCTGTTTTCGCTTCAGATCTTCCTGTGAACCACAGAGGTCGCAGGGGATGATCGGAAATTGAAGCAAGGCGGCATATCGGGCCAAGTCCGCTTCCTTCACATAGGCCAATGGGCGGATCACCATGTGGCGGCCGCTCTTGGAACGCAGCTTCGGCGGCATGGCCTTCAGCTTGCCGGTAAAGAACAGATTGAGCAGGAGTGTTTCAAGGATGTCGTCACGGTGGTGGCCCAGGGCGATTTTGGTGGCGCCCAACTCCGTCGCAAGCCGATAGAGGTGGCCGCGCCGAAGGCGGGAGCAGAGGGAGCAGGTGGTCTGGCCTTCCGGGATCAAACGCTTGACGATCGAATAGGTGTCGCGCGTCTCGATGTGAAACGGCACACCGTGCCTGGTCAGGTACTCCGGGAGCACATGGGCGGGAAAGCCCGGTTGTTTTTGATCCAGGTTGACGGCGATGATGTCGAAATGAACCGGCGCACGGCTGCGCAGGGACAGCAGAATCTCCAGGAGGCCATAACTGTCTTTCCCGCCTGAAAGACAGACCATGACCTTGTCGCCATCCTCGATCATGCGGTAGTCGGCAATGGCCTGTCCCACGAGGCGGCAGAGACGCGTCTCCAGCTTCTCTGTCTCGTCGGTGCGCGAGGCCGGATGAAGGGGAGTGGTGGAGGGGGAAAGGGTAGGGCGTTGCATGGCGGGCATTGTATCGCAAGAGGGGCATGGAATGACCAACATTCTCTTTGTCTGTTCGGGCAACATCTTCAGAAGCCTTGTGGCAGAGTATGCACTGAAAGCGCGGGTCGGTGCACAGGCTTGGGACCTGATCGGATCGGCCGGCATCGAGGCAGTGCCGCAGGAGATCCATCCGGTGGTCCTGGCTCGCCTTCTGGAGAAAGGGGTCGATCCCTCCCGCCACGTCCAAAGAAAACTGAACAGGGAACTGATCGAGCGCGCGACCTTGCCCATCGCGATGGGCACAAATCACCAGGCATTCATCAGGCGAGAGTTCGGCCGAGAGGCGCCCCTCTTCAACCGGTTGTGTTATGGAACCGATCAGCCGGTTCTGGATGTCCATGAAGCGATCCCCGACTGGCAGGACCATCTCGAGCAGTCCCGCGACTATGTGCTTTCCATCATCGACCACATCTGGAACGGAATCCCCCATCTCCTCGCCCACCTTCCCCGCCATAACCCTCGTTGAGCCGGCGTCGTTTCAGGCAGACAGACCCCGTCTCTTGCCGCGCTCAGGTTTCCCTTGGCACGGGGCCTGGCAAGGCGAGGTAGTTTCCCGGCACAATTCCAATGGAATGCTATAGTTGAATAAGAACAAAACAGCGTCGAACGGGGCCTTTTGGTGGTCGGACGATGGGGCAAACAGGAATCATCAGGCGGCAGGGGCCGCGCAGGGTCGATCACAACCAGGATTGGGAGGGGTGGAGCGACGAACAGCTCCTCGACCTGCGCATGTGCGATCTCCATTTGGCATTGGAAGGCAGTTTCTACGAGGAGCCGATTGCCCAGCTCCATCGTGAATTGGCTGTACGGGGACTCTCATTCCGGCCCCACGTCTGGCTCTCCGATGAATGGTTCACACCGGACGGCGTGTCGGGGATTGCCGTGCCCTTCTACCTCGCGCACCCTCGGCTGGCCAAACTGGAAGCCAGCCAGATGTTGGAAGTGGAGGGCGGCACCCAGGACTGGTGCATGCGAATCCTGCGGCACGAGGCCGGCCATGCCATTGAAAATGCCTATCTGTTGCGTCGTCGTCGCCGCCGTCAACAACTCTTCGGACGATCCTCCCAGCCCTATCCCGAGTATTACACCCCGCGACCCTATAGCCGCAGCTTCGTGCGCCACCTGGATGTCTGGTACGCCCAGAGCCATCCGGATGAGGATTTCGCGGAAACCTTCGCCGTGTGGCTCGATCCCCAGTCGCTCTGGCGGGAACGTTATCGCGGGTGGCCGGTGATGAGGAAGCTGGATTTCATGGAACGGCTCATGGGTGAGCTGGCCGGGGTTGTGCCGATGGTCACCGCACGGCGGCAGGTGGATCCGCTGCCCCGCATCTACAAGACGCTGCGTGATCATTACGATGAGAAGCGGAAACATTATGGGATCGGACGCACGCCGTCGTACGATACCGATTTGAAGAAGTTGTTCTCCGACGCGCCGACCTATGCGAACAATCAAAGCGCCGCCGAGTTTCTCCATCGCATCAGGAAGGAGACCCGCCGCCGGGTCGCCGAATGGACGGGCGAATATCAATACACTATCGATCAAGTCCTGGAGGGCATGATCGAACGGTGCCATGCGTTGAAGTTGCATCTGACCCAGCAGAAGGAGCAGGCCGCGCTGGATTTTGCGATTCTCCTCACCGTACAGACCATGAACTACCTTCACAGCGGCCGGCACAAGGTGGCCTTATGAGACGACTGCGCATTCTCGTCTTGATGCACAAGGACCTCGTTCCCCCGGAGCAACTCAATGGGCAGGACCTCGATGCCGTGGCCTGGAAGACCGAGTACGACGTGGTCTCCACCTTGCGCAAACTCGGCCACGATGTCCGGGCGCTCGGCGTAAAAAGCGATCTGGAGGTGATTCGCGCGGCGGTGGAGGATTGGAAGCCGCACATCGCGTTCAACCTGCTGGAGGAGTTCGACGGCATGGCGGTCTATGACCAGAACGTCGTGTCCTACCTGGAGTTGATGCATGTGCCCTACACCGGGTGCAACCCGCGAGGTCTCATGCTGGCGCGGGACAAGGCGCTGGC
Protein-coding regions in this window:
- a CDS encoding Glucose-6-phosphate 1-dehydrogenase, yielding MADARRKASNMTSGHVLSDLPPLRTPCVMVIFGIDGDLAKRKLIPALYNLMAGRFLPEGFAIVGLDRPEMTTGEFREKLDRVIGDYLPAAVDQSVWLALLERVHYLAGDFQEGLTYRRLNDLLQQVDASAGTGGNYMFYLATIPSLFSRIVIHLGEYGLTVERDGTWRRVVIEKPFGHDLQSARTLTHELQRVLHERQIYRIDHYLGKETVQNILVFRFANGIFEPVWNRQYIDHVQITVAESLGVEHRGRYYEQAGALRDMVPNHLLQLLCFLAMEPPNSFAADAVRDEKAKVLRGVVPLSSLDVLRFVSFGQYGPGTVNGKSVVGYRAEPHVAPESMTETFVAMKLFIDNWRWAGVPFYLRTGKRMVRRLTEIVVQFKRAPFMLFRKTDVDRLVPNVLVIRIQPDEGISLRFDAKVPGPTVRIGTVDMDFQYADYFGNAPNTGYETLLHDAMAGDATLFQRADNIELGWAVVQMILDVWRSLPEAAAFPNYHSGSWGPPEAEALLKREGREWWNGGQA
- a CDS encoding Peptide-methionine (S)-S-oxide reductase MsrA, with the translated sequence MGQVGMEIATLAGGCFWCLEAVYDQVKGVRSVESGYIGGQVNNPTYEQVCGGRTGHAEAVRITFDPQVVTYRDLLNIFFVIHDPTTLNRQGNDSGTQYRSVIFYHSPEQKQIAEEVIAAVSEERLYHNPIVTEVTPAGRWFEAEAYHQEYFARNPFQGYCTSVVGPKVAKFRQHFASLLKA
- a CDS encoding tRNA-(cytosine32)-2-thiocytidine synthetase TtcA; the encoded protein is MQRPTLSPSTTPLHPASRTDETEKLETRLCRLVGQAIADYRMIEDGDKVMVCLSGGKDSYGLLEILLSLRSRAPVHFDIIAVNLDQKQPGFPAHVLPEYLTRHGVPFHIETRDTYSIVKRLIPEGQTTCSLCSRLRRGHLYRLATELGATKIALGHHRDDILETLLLNLFFTGKLKAMPPKLRSKSGRHMVIRPLAYVKEADLARYAALLQFPIIPCDLCGSQEDLKRKQVKVLLREWNERFPGSNDSLFAALSNVAPPLLLDRRLFDFSSLRTDVGAAESGGNDAEDDLL